One genomic region from Paramicrobacterium agarici encodes:
- a CDS encoding NUDIX hydrolase, which translates to MTTPREAGRVIVSDEQQRILLLRGSDPEPPGSPTWWFTPGGGCEAGETHVQAAMREVREETGLVLEHVDGPVFEQVQSFRFAGRDLVQHELFFTATVPAFVSSNAGWTPLEKRTLSEAAWWSVHEMRATDETIYPTNIVDIVERFRASGSHPPSA; encoded by the coding sequence GTGACGACGCCCCGAGAGGCAGGCCGCGTGATCGTGAGCGACGAGCAGCAGCGCATTCTGCTGCTGCGCGGCTCCGATCCCGAGCCTCCCGGCTCGCCCACGTGGTGGTTCACCCCGGGAGGGGGATGCGAAGCGGGCGAAACGCATGTGCAGGCGGCCATGAGGGAGGTTCGCGAAGAGACGGGACTCGTTCTTGAGCACGTAGACGGCCCCGTCTTCGAGCAGGTGCAGTCGTTTCGGTTCGCCGGGCGCGATCTGGTGCAGCACGAGCTGTTCTTCACGGCGACGGTGCCCGCCTTCGTATCGTCGAACGCCGGCTGGACGCCGTTGGAAAAGCGGACGCTGAGCGAGGCGGCGTGGTGGAGCGTTCACGAGATGCGCGCGACAGACGAAACGATTTACCCGACGAACATCGTCGACATCGTCGAGCGATTTCGAGCATCCGGATCGCACCCTCCGTCAGCTTGA
- a CDS encoding aminodeoxychorismate/anthranilate synthase component II, with protein MIDAGDDFTRMLVHQLTHLGFDARVVGWERANPTANDDLVVFGPGPGDPRSTEQRIGRLRRLMSDRISSGLPMLAVCLSHQILSLMVGLDVVPLAAPRQGVQHTVDLFGKDARIGFYNTFAAVSEQGDLTPRMSLEISRDTETGIVHALRGPRIASVQGHLESVLSPDGLDVLDRLVSELQVPQVATTQTQ; from the coding sequence GTGATCGATGCCGGCGACGACTTCACTCGGATGCTGGTGCATCAGCTCACGCACCTGGGCTTCGACGCGCGAGTCGTCGGCTGGGAGCGCGCAAATCCGACGGCGAACGACGATCTCGTGGTCTTCGGACCGGGCCCCGGCGATCCACGTTCGACAGAGCAGCGAATCGGCAGGCTGCGTCGGCTCATGAGCGACCGTATATCGAGTGGGCTGCCAATGCTGGCCGTGTGCCTGAGCCATCAGATCCTGTCGCTCATGGTCGGTCTCGATGTCGTGCCGCTGGCCGCCCCGCGCCAGGGCGTGCAGCACACCGTTGATCTGTTCGGCAAAGATGCGCGCATTGGCTTCTACAACACGTTCGCCGCCGTGTCGGAACAGGGCGATCTCACACCTCGCATGTCCCTGGAGATCTCCCGCGACACCGAGACCGGAATCGTGCACGCGCTTCGCGGTCCCCGCATCGCTTCGGTGCAGGGTCACCTCGAGTCCGTGCTGTCTCCCGACGGTCTCGACGTGCTCGATCGACTTGTTTCCGAGCTGCAGGTTCCCCAAGTCGCCACAACCCAGACACAATAG
- a CDS encoding dienelactone hydrolase family protein encodes MTEVVMFHHVLGRTDAIESIAETLRNSGHVIHVPDLFDGRTFDSIDDGIAFAQSVGSDELLARARAEVQSLPEDIVYIGFSMGSAFAQNLVQTRPGARGGVLVYGCVDPDAFGPWPDNVPVHIHAMESDPFFVGDDEAAAKALDAAHEKVSLFLYPGDGHLFLERSHSDYDDEAAELAMSRIDSFLTSLDMRDGD; translated from the coding sequence ATGACCGAAGTTGTGATGTTCCACCACGTGCTCGGCCGTACAGACGCGATCGAGTCGATCGCCGAGACTCTCAGAAACTCGGGGCACGTCATTCATGTGCCCGACCTCTTCGACGGCCGCACGTTCGACTCGATCGACGACGGAATCGCTTTCGCTCAATCCGTCGGTTCCGACGAGCTTCTGGCCCGTGCCCGGGCCGAGGTGCAGAGCCTTCCCGAAGATATCGTGTACATCGGGTTCTCGATGGGCAGCGCTTTCGCGCAGAACCTCGTGCAGACTCGACCTGGAGCGCGCGGCGGAGTTCTCGTGTACGGCTGCGTCGATCCCGACGCCTTCGGGCCGTGGCCAGACAACGTTCCGGTGCACATCCACGCGATGGAGTCCGACCCGTTCTTCGTGGGTGACGACGAAGCGGCGGCGAAGGCTCTCGACGCCGCGCACGAGAAAGTGAGTCTGTTTCTGTATCCCGGTGACGGCCATCTCTTTCTTGAACGCAGTCACAGCGACTACGACGACGAGGCCGCCGAGCTCGCGATGAGTCGCATCGATTCGTTTCTGACGTCGCTCGACATGCGCGACGGGGACTGA
- a CDS encoding FAD-dependent oxidoreductase, with protein sequence MFIPTPLSEQLRASADDPLRVLIVGAGIAGTTAAQLHRARGLEPVLVDRVSSFDNAGYMLALMPMVDAAIDDLGVRDAYVQASTHIDRYRVLDHHGSTLREDSLGAILSDFGDYRGISRAALLDVLTTSGAPVSLETTVRSLSDGTESAHVRFDSPDGPNEATFDAVIIADGIHSHTRRFVPGGAKPSETITGWGGWVVWTDADADTDLGEEMWGNGFFVGSYPVAGAVGAFIGGPRDDTAVGPVAFVDSIRSRLTSHTPRLERVLDAVTAAEDPFYWVLDDVRARPWASGRTVLLGDAAAGFLPTAGIGAGMAMESAWVLTGVLADAVSTDVGAALTAYEAEQRPRVESAQSNSRQLARLMFRRSTLLAHVRNIAMRLMTIEAALGPIKKLLQKPARIPEVTAVVD encoded by the coding sequence ATGTTCATACCAACCCCGTTGTCGGAACAGCTGCGTGCCAGTGCTGACGACCCGCTGCGGGTTCTCATCGTCGGAGCAGGCATCGCCGGCACGACGGCCGCACAGCTCCATCGCGCGCGCGGGCTTGAGCCCGTGCTCGTCGACCGGGTTTCGTCGTTCGACAACGCGGGATACATGCTCGCCCTCATGCCGATGGTGGATGCCGCCATCGATGACCTCGGAGTGCGCGACGCCTACGTGCAGGCGAGCACGCACATCGACCGCTACCGCGTGCTCGACCACCACGGGTCCACGCTGCGTGAAGACTCGCTCGGCGCGATCCTGAGCGACTTCGGGGACTACCGCGGCATCAGCCGCGCCGCTCTGCTCGATGTGCTCACGACTTCGGGGGCGCCGGTCTCGCTCGAAACCACCGTGCGTTCCCTGAGCGACGGCACCGAGTCAGCGCATGTGCGCTTCGACTCCCCCGACGGTCCGAATGAAGCGACGTTCGACGCCGTCATCATCGCTGACGGCATCCACTCGCACACGCGCCGCTTCGTGCCCGGAGGCGCCAAGCCCTCCGAAACGATCACCGGGTGGGGCGGCTGGGTCGTGTGGACGGATGCTGACGCCGACACCGATCTCGGTGAGGAGATGTGGGGGAACGGGTTCTTCGTCGGCAGCTACCCGGTCGCCGGGGCCGTCGGCGCGTTCATCGGAGGACCGCGAGACGACACGGCGGTCGGTCCCGTGGCGTTCGTCGACAGCATCCGTTCCCGCCTGACCTCGCACACACCACGCCTTGAGCGCGTTCTGGACGCCGTGACTGCTGCAGAGGACCCGTTCTACTGGGTGCTCGACGACGTCCGCGCACGTCCGTGGGCCAGCGGCCGAACCGTTCTGCTCGGCGACGCAGCAGCGGGGTTCCTTCCCACGGCAGGAATCGGCGCAGGAATGGCCATGGAATCGGCATGGGTGCTGACCGGCGTGCTGGCAGACGCAGTGAGCACAGACGTCGGTGCAGCACTGACCGCCTACGAAGCCGAGCAGAGACCGCGCGTCGAATCTGCTCAATCCAACTCGCGACAACTCGCCCGACTGATGTTCCGGCGCAGCACTCTGCTGGCTCACGTGCGCAACATCGCGATGAGGCTCATGACCATCGAGGCCGCACTCGGTCCGATCAAGAAGCTCCTGCAGAAGCCAGCGCGAATACCAGAGGTGACCGCAGTGGTCGATTGA
- a CDS encoding GNAT family N-acetyltransferase: MLAASDVTIRPLAVDDEAEAQAAHKALAADGFSFLLEQVEGQSWHDYVQRLAEIERGERLAPGRVPAAFLVAEVDGRIAGRVSVRFELNDYLADVGGHIGYGVVPRFRRRGVASALLRRGLHELAARGTERALITCDDDNVASKGVIARAGGVRDARRPRAVRDGEAKLRFFVPAVL, from the coding sequence ATGCTCGCAGCATCAGATGTCACGATCCGCCCCCTCGCCGTCGACGACGAAGCAGAGGCGCAGGCGGCGCACAAAGCGCTGGCCGCAGACGGCTTCTCGTTTCTTCTCGAGCAGGTCGAGGGGCAGTCGTGGCACGATTACGTGCAGCGTCTTGCCGAGATCGAACGCGGCGAGCGACTGGCGCCGGGGCGCGTGCCCGCTGCGTTCCTCGTCGCCGAAGTCGACGGGCGCATCGCCGGACGCGTGTCGGTGCGCTTCGAGCTGAATGACTACCTTGCCGACGTCGGCGGTCACATCGGGTACGGCGTTGTACCCCGATTCCGCCGGCGCGGGGTGGCCTCAGCGCTGTTGCGCCGCGGACTGCACGAGCTTGCCGCTCGGGGCACGGAACGCGCGCTCATCACGTGCGACGACGACAACGTTGCCTCGAAAGGCGTCATCGCGCGCGCGGGCGGCGTTCGCGATGCGCGACGTCCGCGAGCCGTACGCGACGGCGAGGCCAAGCTGCGCTTCTTCGTGCCTGCGGTGCTGTGA
- a CDS encoding VOC family protein, with translation MSHSVVQVNLIVSDLTRTREFYRHLGWELLAMGDRAARFSGDDLVVAFHLPEFVQAWDRAYSGGCGGSTVIDVDCDSPDDVDATFTSLVEAGATVRQPPNDTFFACRYAVVADPDGNLVGLKAPLA, from the coding sequence ATGTCCCACAGCGTCGTCCAGGTCAATCTCATCGTGTCGGACCTCACGCGAACGCGCGAATTTTACAGGCACCTGGGGTGGGAGCTCCTGGCGATGGGCGACCGTGCGGCCCGGTTCTCCGGCGACGATCTCGTTGTCGCATTTCATCTTCCCGAGTTCGTTCAGGCGTGGGATCGCGCGTACTCGGGCGGATGCGGGGGCAGCACGGTCATCGACGTCGACTGCGATTCGCCGGACGATGTCGATGCCACCTTCACGTCACTCGTCGAGGCGGGAGCGACGGTGCGGCAGCCGCCGAACGACACGTTCTTCGCATGCCGGTATGCCGTCGTCGCCGACCCCGATGGCAACCTCGTCGGTCTCAAAGCTCCGCTGGCGTAG